The Halobacteriovoraceae bacterium genome includes a region encoding these proteins:
- a CDS encoding (2Fe-2S)-binding protein, whose product MYICVCKSITEEMLEKAIKQSNNPTEALKRLGVGDDCGICLYEHTVLKQAAKDQKKPK is encoded by the coding sequence ATGTATATTTGCGTTTGTAAAAGCATCACGGAAGAAATGCTTGAGAAGGCCATCAAGCAATCAAATAATCCAACTGAAGCTCTCAAGAGATTGGGAGTTGGAGATGACTGCGGAATATGTTTGTATGAACATACAGTTTTAAAACAGGCAGCGAAGGATCAAAAAAAACCGAAATGA